Proteins encoded in a region of the Marinicella rhabdoformis genome:
- a CDS encoding mechanosensitive ion channel family protein → MQDTQESQNAQDPSLIEQLKTQLEGYISDPSLLIDIATNVLLALLLFWVGRRVTQMVSNLIRRSLEKSGQQVILVNFISNIVYYTLLVVVVIMSLAQLGIQTTSMLAVFGAAGLAIGLALKDSLSNFASGVMLVMFRPFKIGHFVEVAGVSGKVKDLRIFSTILLTTDNKEVIIPNGQVTSDVITNYTSQGTRRVDLVFGVSYDDDLKVAKRIMEETVNAHPLVMKEPAPKVALVELGASSVDFAVRPWTTVDDYWTVYSDLLEQMKANLEAGGCSFPYPQSDVHLHQVNKD, encoded by the coding sequence ATGCAAGATACACAAGAATCTCAGAACGCTCAAGATCCTTCTTTGATTGAACAACTTAAAACACAGCTAGAGGGCTATATCAGTGACCCTTCTTTGTTGATAGACATTGCCACCAATGTGCTTTTGGCGTTGCTCCTGTTTTGGGTGGGTCGCAGAGTCACTCAAATGGTTTCCAACCTTATCAGGCGCTCATTGGAAAAATCAGGTCAGCAAGTGATTTTGGTTAATTTCATCAGTAACATTGTCTATTATACTTTGTTGGTTGTTGTGGTGATTATGTCCTTGGCTCAGCTGGGTATCCAAACCACTTCTATGCTGGCTGTTTTTGGTGCTGCGGGTCTGGCCATTGGCTTGGCATTAAAAGATTCGTTGTCAAATTTTGCCTCTGGTGTGATGTTGGTGATGTTCAGGCCCTTTAAAATTGGCCATTTTGTAGAGGTTGCCGGTGTATCAGGCAAGGTCAAAGATTTAAGGATTTTTAGCACCATTTTATTAACCACTGACAACAAAGAAGTAATCATTCCTAATGGTCAGGTTACATCGGATGTGATCACTAACTACACTTCTCAAGGTACGCGCCGAGTAGATTTGGTTTTTGGTGTCAGCTATGATGATGATTTGAAAGTGGCTAAAAGAATCATGGAAGAAACGGTTAATGCACATCCTTTGGTAATGAAAGAGCCTGCTCCAAAAGTTGCTTTGGTTGAGTTGGGTGCATCGAGTGTGGATTTTGCTGTAAGGCCTTGGACTACGGTGGATGATTATTGGACTGTTTATAGTGATTTGCTTGAACAAATGAAAGCCAACTTAGAAGCGGGCGGTTGTAGTTTTCCTTACCCACAATCGGATGTTCATTTGCACCAAGTCAATAAAGACTGA
- a CDS encoding alpha/beta hydrolase family protein, with protein sequence MSDNGEAIVLVHGLWMKPWTFFAFKRYFMAKGYHVYRFGYKTTKQKINKSSDQLAAFVNSRPQEVVHLLGHSMGGILSVRTADKIRKKGKIALLASPINGSQVAKKMAKSSWQKRLLHWAVEPLTHGVDSVKTSRSCQMIMGNWPIGIGRLVCHFDEPSDGTVAVSETRADWLASHHVINTNHLGILRNKQAMDLTWQFLSKGNT encoded by the coding sequence ATGAGTGATAATGGCGAAGCCATTGTTTTGGTCCACGGCTTGTGGATGAAACCTTGGACATTCTTTGCTTTTAAACGGTATTTCATGGCAAAAGGCTACCATGTTTACCGCTTTGGTTACAAAACCACCAAGCAAAAGATTAACAAAAGCAGCGATCAATTGGCTGCTTTTGTTAATTCAAGACCACAAGAAGTTGTACATTTACTTGGTCATTCAATGGGCGGTATTTTATCTGTCAGAACAGCTGATAAAATACGTAAAAAGGGCAAAATTGCTTTGTTGGCATCGCCGATAAATGGTTCCCAAGTAGCTAAAAAAATGGCCAAGTCTTCATGGCAAAAACGTTTGTTACATTGGGCTGTAGAGCCATTGACTCACGGTGTTGACAGTGTAAAAACAAGCCGAAGTTGTCAAATGATCATGGGCAATTGGCCTATAGGCATTGGTCGGTTGGTGTGTCATTTTGATGAGCCTTCAGATGGTACGGTAGCGGTTTCAGAAACACGGGCAGATTGGCTGGCTTCACACCATGTGATTAACACCAATCATTTAGGTATATTAAGAAACAAACAAGCCATGGATTTAACATGGCAATTTTTAAGCAAGGGAAACACATGA
- a CDS encoding class I SAM-dependent methyltransferase: MSDLINKILEKKWFYHFHLPSGEITESYMADDAMAVHSTRLAMLDSVLNERYDGKWGDSTAVDLACHEGYFACHLAAKGVNVTGLEARQDHVDDANLIAQGMQLNDRFHAKRVDVHDVMPEKYGRFDIVMMLGLIYHLENPVGAIRTAYSLTKDVCFIETQVAPNLSGQLDWGNYQFVKPMMGSFAVIDETYELDGPEMSTTGICLAPSIEALVWIMEAVGFKNVSVIEAPEGAYEQHRFKKRVMAVGYK, translated from the coding sequence ATGAGTGACTTGATTAACAAAATTTTAGAAAAAAAATGGTTCTACCACTTTCACCTGCCTTCGGGAGAAATCACTGAAAGTTACATGGCAGATGATGCCATGGCGGTTCACAGTACGCGTTTGGCGATGTTGGACAGTGTATTAAATGAAAGATATGATGGCAAATGGGGTGATTCAACAGCTGTTGATTTGGCTTGTCATGAAGGCTACTTCGCTTGTCATTTGGCAGCTAAAGGTGTGAATGTGACAGGTTTAGAAGCGCGTCAAGACCATGTCGATGATGCCAATTTGATAGCCCAAGGTATGCAGTTGAATGATAGATTTCATGCCAAACGTGTTGATGTTCATGATGTGATGCCAGAAAAATATGGTCGTTTTGATATTGTCATGATGTTGGGGTTGATTTACCACTTAGAAAATCCAGTAGGTGCGATCAGAACGGCCTATTCGTTGACCAAAGACGTGTGCTTTATTGAAACCCAAGTGGCCCCCAATTTGTCGGGCCAATTAGACTGGGGCAATTACCAATTCGTGAAACCGATGATGGGTTCATTTGCCGTGATTGATGAAACCTATGAACTGGATGGGCCGGAAATGAGTACGACGGGCATTTGCTTGGCGCCCAGTATCGAGGCGTTGGTATGGATAATGGAAGCAGTTGGTTTCAAAAATGTTTCGGTCATAGAGGCGCCAGAAGGTGCCTATGAACAACACCGATTCAAAAAGCGGGTGATGGCAGTGGGTTATAAATAA
- a CDS encoding class I SAM-dependent methyltransferase gives MTWYQDESLWEVFYDCMFDQASFDLAKQQCPQILEMVGHPVKNALDLACGPGRHLLGFAQYGIAVTGVDLSGYLLSHAANHLDQQQTEGTLVHCDMLAYEPKQKFDLITNLFTSFGYYDGAEDNQTLLNKAYQWLNKGGSLVIDTFGKEQVAHMMEPVHLTEYDNGDLRIERPMLIDDMSVFANEWILVRGNEAFRREYQHFVYSAVEMKAMLANAGFEDIRIYGSFEGDEYDLNAERLIAVAQK, from the coding sequence ATGACTTGGTACCAAGATGAATCCCTATGGGAAGTGTTTTATGATTGCATGTTTGATCAAGCCAGCTTTGATTTAGCCAAACAACAATGCCCACAAATTTTGGAAATGGTTGGGCATCCAGTTAAAAATGCACTGGATCTGGCTTGTGGTCCTGGGCGACATTTATTGGGTTTTGCTCAATATGGTATCGCCGTAACAGGTGTTGATTTAAGCGGCTACTTGCTTAGCCATGCAGCCAATCATTTAGACCAACAACAAACAGAAGGTACACTGGTACACTGCGACATGTTGGCCTATGAACCCAAGCAAAAGTTTGATTTGATTACCAATTTATTCACCTCTTTTGGGTATTATGACGGTGCAGAAGACAATCAAACACTGTTAAACAAAGCCTATCAATGGCTGAACAAAGGCGGCTCTCTGGTGATAGATACTTTTGGTAAAGAGCAGGTCGCACACATGATGGAACCCGTCCATTTAACCGAATATGACAATGGTGACTTAAGGATTGAGCGGCCCATGTTGATTGATGACATGAGTGTCTTTGCCAATGAATGGATTTTGGTCAGGGGTAATGAAGCTTTCAGGCGGGAGTACCAACACTTTGTTTACAGCGCTGTCGAAATGAAAGCCATGCTGGCCAATGCTGGATTTGAAGACATCCGCATATATGGTTCTTTTGAAGGAGATGAATACGATTTGAACGCTGAACGATTGATTGCTGTTGCTCAAAAATAA
- the aspS gene encoding aspartate--tRNA ligase yields the protein MRSEFCGQVTEQYLDQQVEVCGWVANRRDHGGVIFIDLRDHKGLLQVVVEPDNEAAFKIADSARYEYCLRVTGTVRNRPAGQTNDNLNTGKVELVVDQYEILNPSKPLPFMLDESAGENIRLQYRYLDLRRDQMQHNMRLRSKLTHALRHNLSQQDFLDIETPILTKATPEGARDFLVPSRMQHGGFYAMPQSPQLFKQLLMMSGMDRYYQIARCFRDEDLRADRQPEFTQLDIEMAFVEQEDVLTMAEDLVRKTFKEVMDVDFPAFPRMTFAEAMRRYGSDKPDLRNPLELVDIAEHVKDSEFKVFAAPAKDPQGRVAVLKVPNGASMTRKQIDDYEPYARRFGARGLAWIKVNDKASGREGLQSPIVKFLSDDALNGILDSNEAKDGDLLFFGAGKYSDVSQFMGALRLKVGEDLGLVEDTWRPMWVIDFPMFEYNEDEKRWDALHHPFTAPVGSVAELQDNPGEAISKGYDMVLNGVELGGGSIRIHDQAMQSAVLELLGIDAQKAEDKFGFLLEALQYGCPPHGGIAFGIDRMAALMCGQESIREVIAFPKTSSGSCPLTSAPSEIEADQLAEVHVQVIEKETDE from the coding sequence ATGCGTAGCGAATTTTGCGGCCAAGTAACGGAACAATACCTAGATCAACAAGTGGAAGTTTGTGGTTGGGTCGCCAATCGCCGAGACCACGGCGGTGTGATATTTATCGATTTGAGAGACCACAAAGGCTTGTTACAAGTGGTGGTGGAGCCTGACAATGAGGCGGCGTTTAAAATTGCAGATTCTGCTCGTTATGAGTATTGTTTGCGCGTAACGGGTACTGTTCGCAATCGCCCAGCAGGTCAAACCAATGACAATTTGAATACCGGCAAAGTGGAGTTGGTGGTTGATCAATATGAAATTCTCAACCCTTCAAAGCCCTTACCATTCATGTTAGATGAATCGGCAGGTGAAAACATAAGGTTACAATACCGTTATTTGGATTTGCGTCGTGACCAAATGCAACACAACATGCGTTTGCGTTCTAAACTGACACATGCTTTGCGTCATAATTTGTCTCAACAAGATTTTCTGGATATAGAAACACCGATATTGACCAAAGCGACACCAGAAGGCGCGAGGGATTTCTTGGTGCCATCGAGAATGCAACACGGTGGTTTTTATGCCATGCCACAATCACCTCAATTATTTAAACAATTGTTGATGATGTCTGGCATGGACCGCTATTATCAGATTGCCCGCTGTTTCCGTGATGAAGATTTGCGTGCTGACAGACAACCTGAATTTACTCAGTTAGATATAGAAATGGCTTTTGTTGAACAAGAAGATGTTTTGACGATGGCAGAAGATTTGGTTAGAAAGACATTCAAAGAAGTCATGGATGTTGATTTCCCGGCCTTCCCTCGAATGACATTCGCTGAAGCGATGCGTCGATACGGTTCTGATAAGCCTGATTTGCGCAATCCATTAGAATTGGTGGACATTGCAGAACATGTGAAAGACTCTGAGTTTAAAGTGTTCGCAGCACCAGCAAAAGATCCTCAAGGCCGTGTGGCTGTATTGAAAGTACCGAATGGTGCTTCAATGACGCGAAAGCAAATTGATGATTATGAACCGTATGCACGCCGTTTTGGCGCACGTGGATTGGCTTGGATTAAAGTCAATGACAAAGCCTCGGGTCGTGAAGGCTTACAGTCTCCTATTGTGAAATTTTTGTCTGATGATGCTTTGAATGGTATCTTGGATTCAAATGAAGCAAAAGATGGTGATTTGTTGTTCTTCGGTGCCGGTAAATACAGTGATGTGTCTCAATTTATGGGCGCCTTGCGACTGAAAGTGGGTGAAGATTTAGGCCTTGTCGAAGATACATGGCGTCCTATGTGGGTCATCGACTTCCCGATGTTTGAATACAATGAAGATGAAAAACGTTGGGATGCATTGCATCACCCATTCACAGCGCCAGTTGGCTCTGTTGCTGAATTGCAAGACAACCCAGGTGAGGCCATTTCTAAGGGTTATGACATGGTATTAAATGGTGTTGAACTGGGCGGTGGTTCCATTCGTATCCATGATCAAGCGATGCAGTCTGCTGTTTTGGAATTGCTTGGTATTGATGCACAAAAAGCAGAAGATAAATTTGGTTTCTTGTTAGAAGCGCTGCAATATGGTTGCCCGCCGCATGGAGGTATTGCTTTTGGTATTGATCGCATGGCCGCGTTGATGTGTGGTCAGGAATCGATACGTGAAGTCATTGCCTTCCCCAAAACTTCAAGTGGCTCTTGTCCTTTGACCAGCGCACCATCTGAAATTGAGGCCGATCAATTGGCAGAAGTACATGTTCAGGTGATTGAAAAAGAAACGGATGAGTGA